The following is a genomic window from Geminicoccus roseus DSM 18922.
GGGGCTCGACCCAGTAGCGGCGGCGCTGGAACCGGGGGAGCGGCAGGCTCGGCCGCCCGGCCGCCATGGCCGGTGGGGCGGCCAGGACCACGTGCGCGTTGGTGCCGCTGAAGCCGAACGAGCTGACCCCGGCATGGCGGAACTGGCCTTCCACCGCCCGGTCCGGGAAGCGCAGGTCGGCGCCGCGCAGGTCGATATGCGGGTTCAGGCGCTCAAAATGCAGGTTGCCCGGCAGGCGGCCGTGGCGCAGTGCCAGGGCGGCCTTGATCAGGCCGGCGATCCCGGCGGCGGCCTCGGTGTGGCCGAGATTGGTCTTCACGGCACCCACCCAGAGCGGCCGCTCGCACCCCGCGAACACCTCGCGCAGGGCATGGACCTCGATGGGATCTCCCAGCGCGGTGCCGGTGCCGTGCGCCTCGACCAGGTCGATCTCGCCAGGCGCAACGCCGGCATCGGCCAGGGCCGTCCGGATCACCGCTTCCTGGGCGGCGCCGCTGGGCGCGGTCAGCCCGGCGCTGCGGCCGTCCTGGTTCAGCGCCGAGCCCAGGATCAGCGCGTGGATCGGGTCGCCGTCGGCCAGGGCGTCGGACAGGCGCTTGAGGACCACCAGGCCGCAGCCCTCCCCGCGCACGAAGCCGTTGGCGCGGTCGTCGAACGCCTTGCAGCGGGAATCCGGGGCCATCATCTGCAGCTGGCCGAGCGCGGCGGTGGTGCCCTGCCCCATGATCAGGTTGACGCCGCCGGCCAGCGCCATGGCGCATTCGCCGCCGCGCAGGCTGCGGACCGCCAGGTGAACGGTGACCAGCGAGGACGAGCAGGCGGTGTCGGTGACCAGGGCCGGACCGTTCAGGCCCAGCGTGTAGGACAGCCGCCCGGCTGCGATCGAGGCGGCGGAGCCCGTGCCGGCATAGCCGTCGACCTGCTCGCCGGCCGCGGCGATGGCGGCATAGTCGTAGTTGCACATGCCGACGAACACGCCGGTGCGGCTGCCGGCGATCGTGGCGGGATCGATCCCGGCATCGGCCAGCGCCTCGGCAGCGACCTCCAGCAGCAGGCGGTGCTGCGGGTCGATATAGGGCGCCTCGCGGGGCGAGATGCCGAAATAGGGGGCGTCGAAGCCGGCGATGTCCGGCAGGAAGGCGGCCTGCAGCGTGTCGGCGCCGTGGTTGGGCAGCTGGCGGCGCTGGGCGGGCAGCGGCCCGATTGCGTCGGTGCCGGCCAGGAGGGCCTGCCAGAAGGCGGCGGGATCGGCTCCGTCGCCCGGGAAGCGGCAGCCGATGCCGACAATGGCGATCGGCTCCCGGGCGTCGCCGGAGGAAGTGCGGGCGGGTGCCGGCGCGGGCCTGGCGGCGCCGGACAGATGCGCGGCCAGGGCGTCCAGGGTGGGAAAGTCGAACAGGAGGGTGGCACTGGCGGCCGGCTCGCCGAACCGCTCGAACAGGCGGTTGCGGAGCTGGACCGCCATCAGCGAATCCAGGCCCTGCTCGAACAGGCTGACTCCGGTCGGCAGGCGGCGCGGGTCGGGATGGCCCAGCACGCGGGCGGCTTCCGCAGCGACGGTCTCGGCGACGGAGCCGGCGGGCTTCTCTGGAGCCGGCCCGGGGGTGGCCGGAGCCTCGACCTTGGGAGCGGCCTGCCATCCGGCCAGGACGTCGGGCAGCCGGCCGGTTCCGAAGCTCGCGAGGAAGGGCTGGCGGTCGATCGGCAGGGCCAGGAAGGCCGCGGCATCGACCGAGCGGGCGGCATCCAGGATGGCGCGGCCCTGCTCGGGCGGGATGGTGCGCAGGCCCTGGGCGTTCAGGCGGTCGTGCAGGTCGTGGCGCGTTGCGGCGGCGCCGATCCGGTCCCACGCACCCCAGGCGATGCTGGTGGCGAAATGGCCGCGGGCTTGGCGGCGTTCCGCGATGGCGTCCAGCGCCGTGCTGGCCGCGACATGGGCCGCCTGGCCGGCGGAGCCGAACAGGCCGACGGCGGAGGAGAACAGGACGAACGGGTCGGCATCGGGCAGGCGGCGGTCGAGCAGGTCGGCGGCGTCGACCTTGGCGCGCAGGACCCGGTCAAGCGTGGCGCGGTCCAGGCGGTCGAAGGTGGCGTCGGCAAGTGAGCCTGCGGCGTGGACGACCCCCCGGATCGGCCCCAGCCGGTCGAGCAGGCCGCCGAGCGCGCTTATGTCGCCCACGTCGCAGGCTTCCAGGCGAAGCTCCAGGCTGCGGGCCCGCAGGCCGTCCAGCCAGCCGGCCTCGGAAGGAAGGTTGCGGCCGACCAGGACCAGGCGGCGGGCGCCGGCATCGGCCAGATGCCCGGCGATGACCGGACCCAGGCCGCCGAAGGCGCCGGTCACGAGGTACCAAGCGGCCGGATCGAGCGGCGGGATGGCGCCGGTGGCATGGGCCGGCTGCAGGCGCGGAACCAGGCGGCGGTCGCCGTCGCGGATGATCTCGGCCTCGCCGGCGAAGCGCTCCTCCTCCAGCACGGCCCCGGCCGGAGTGCCGGCCAGGTCCAGGCAGCGCACGTCCAGTTCCGGCCGCTCGCGGCGCAGGGTGCGCGCCATGCCCCACAAGGCCGCGGCACCGGGCTCGGTGCGGGCGCCGGATGTCTGAACGACCAGGCGGCGGGTGTCCGGGGGCAGGCCGCGCACGGCGTCGACCAGGGCCATGCAGCGCTCGGACAGGCTGCCGATGCCGGGATCCTGGACGACCCGGACCGGCTGGCGGGGCGTCGCGAGCAGGACCGCCTGGCCGGGCAGCGTGCCATGGGCGCCCGGCAGGGGCAGGACATCGAAGCCTTCCTCGACCAGGAGCGCGGACCAGCCGGCTTCGGTCAGGAGGGGATAGTTTGGGCGCAGGTCGCGGTCGGCAAAGCGCCACCAGCCCTCGGTCAGGCCGAACACCAGGTCGATCCAGCCGCCCTGGGTGGTGCTCTCCAACAGGACCAGCGAGCCGCCCGGACGGAGCGCGCTTGCGGCGTGGCGGACGGCCTGGCGCAGGTCGGCGGTGGCGTGCAGGACGTTGGCGGCCAGGACCAGGTCGAAGCCGGCTTCGGGGACGGCCTGGCCCTCCAGGGGACGCTCGATGTCGAGGCGGTGCGCGCGGATGCCCGGGAAGCGGGTGCGAGCCCCGTCGAGGAAGCTCTCGGAGACGTCGGTAAACCAGTACTCGGTGCGCCCGGGGCCGAGCGCCTCCAGGACCGCGGCTGTGGTGCCGCCGGTGCCGGCCCCGATCTCCAGGACGCGCAGGCGGCCGGCCGGGTGCGCGGCGAAGCGGGCGGCCAGCGCCACCAGCTGGTTGCCGGCGCGATAGGCGGGGGCCTCGCGGTAGATGGCGGCGGGACCGCCGTCGGCGAACAGGACGGCCAGCGGGTCCTGCTCGCCGCGCAGGATCGCCGGCAGGGCCAGGCCGCAGCGGTGCAGGAGGTCCTGCTCGGGCCCTTCGGCCGGGGCGGCGCTGTCGGCGGCATCGGCGGCGAGGCGCACGAGCTGGCGGTAGAGCGGCAGGTGGCGGGGCGCCACCGCCTCTTCCGGGACCTGGCCCACGGCGCTCTTCGCGTAGCGGGCGGCCAGGCGGTCCAGGCGGCGGCCATGCTCGGCGCTGTCGGCGAGGGGCGCGGTGATCCGGGCGGCGTCGGCAAGGCTCGGGCCTTCCTGCCAGCGGACGGCGTGCAGCCAGTCCCGCCAGCCCGCGGCGGCCTGGCCGGGCGCGCGCAGCTCCAGCCGCTCGATCCGGGCGACGAAGCCGCCGGCCTCGTCCAGCAGGTCGAGGTCGGCCAGCGTCGTCTCGCCCTGCCCGCCGATCCGGGCGCGGACCCAGCTTGCGTCGCCGAGCGGAGCGAAGACGTGGAAGGCGCCGATCCGGGCGGGGATGCGGGCATGGCCGTCCTGGCCCAGATGCAGCGCCCCCACGGCGCGCAGGGCGGCGTCGAGCAGGATCTCGGGCAGGGGCGATTCCAGGCGGGCCAGCACCCTGTTCTCGCCCAGGTGGATCTCGCGCAGGGCGTCGTAGCTCGGACCGAACACGAGGCCGGTGGCGGCGAGCCAGGCCTGGAAGTCCGCAGGATCGACCTGCTCCGGGCAGAGCCGGCGCTCGGCCGCCAGGTCGAGGGAGGCGGAAGGCTCCGCCAGGTCGCCGCTGCCCGCCTGCGCGCACAGGCGCCAGCCATCGTCGTCCAGGTAGAAGCCGATCCGCTCGGCCACGACGGTCTGGATCCGGGTCGGGTGGCGGATCTCGACGGGGGCCAGCAGGTCGATCTCGACCAGGCTGCCGGTGCGGCCCGCGGCGCGGGCGGCACGGTCCAGGCGCAGGAGGATGGCAGCGGCCGGCAGGAGCGGGCGGCCGTGGACGACATGCTCGGCGATGAGCGGGGAGCCCGGCCAGAGCTGGGCCTCCAGCACCAGATCGCCGCCCGGGTTGCGGGCCGGGCGAAGCGCCTCGCCGGCCGTGTCCAGCCAGAAGCGCTGCCGCTCGAACGGATAGAGCGGCAGGGGCACGCGCGGACCGGGGCCGGCATCGACCGAGGGCGGCGGGGCGTCTCTGGGTACGGCGGCGGCGAGTTCGGCGGCCCGGTCGACGCGGACCCACCAGCGCAGGCGGGCGCGGTGGCGGGCGGCGTTGCGGGCCAGGTCCGCGAACCGTGAGGGGTCCCGGTCGAGGATCTGGCGGTACTGGCCAACCAGCATGCGCAAGGCGGTGGGCGTGTGGGCGGAGATCAGAAGGCTCGGGCCGGGCTCGTCCGTCGGCAGCGGGGCCGGCGGGGCGGCTGGTGGCGGCGCCACCACCAGATGGGCATTGGTGCCGCTGAAGCCGAAGCTGCTGACGCCCACGGCACGCACGCTGCCGGGCTGGAGGCTGGTGGGCACGCGCAGATCGGCGCCGGCCAGGTCGACATGCGGGTTCAGGCGCTCGAAATGGATCGAGGGCGGGATGGCGCCGCGCTCGACCATCAGGGCGGCCTTGATCAGCCCGGCAATGCCGGCGGCGGCCTCGGCATGGCCGATATTGCTCTTCACCGAGCCCACCCAGAGCGGCCGGTCGCGCTCCCGGAAGATGCCGGCCAGGGCGTGCATCTCGATGGGGTCGCCCAGTGCTGTGCCGGTGCCGTGCGCCTCGATGGCGTCGACATCGGCCGGGGCCAGGCCGGCATTGGCCAGGGCGGCGCGAATCACTGCCTCCTGGGCAGGCCGCGATGGCGCGGTCAGGCCGGCGGAGCGGCCGTCCTGGCCGAGCGCGCTGCCACGGATCAGCGCGTGGACATGGTCGCCGTCGCGGGTGGCGTCGGCCAGGCGCTTGAGGACCAGCACGCCGCAGCCCTCGGCGCGCACGAACCCGTCGGCGCGGGCATCGAACGCCTTGCAGCGGCCGTCCGGGGACAGCATCTGCATGCGGCCCAGCGTCTCGGCGCCGAACGGGGCCAGGGTGAGGTTGACGCCGCCGGCCAGCGCCAAGTCGCATTCGCCGGTGCGCAGGGCCTGGATCGCCAGATGGGTGGCGACCAGCGAGGAGGAGCAGGCGGTGTCGGTGACCAGCGCCGGGCCGTTCAGCCCGAGTGCGTAGGCGAGCCTGCCGGCGGCGACGCCCGGTGCTCCGCCGGTCGCTGCATAGCCGTCCTCGCTGCGGGCGGCGGCATCCCCTAAGCGGCCGTAATCGGCGGTGCAGATGCCGAGATAAACGCCGGTGCGGCTGCCCTCCAGCCGGTCGGCGCGGATGCCGGCATCTTCCAGCGCATGCCAGGCGACCTCCAGCACCAGGCGCTGCTGCGGGTCCATGGACGCGGCTTCGCGCGGGCTGATGCCGAAGAACTCGGCGTCGAACCGGTCGATCCCGTCCAGGAAGCCGCCGAAGCGGGCGGACGAGGCCGGGTCGGCCAGCTTCCAGCGTTCGGGCAGCACCTCGCGCACGAGATCGCGGCCTTCCGTGAGCGCTTCCCAGAACTGGTCGGGCGTGTCGGCGCCCGGCAGGCGCAGGGCCATGCCGACGATGGCGACCGGCTCGCGCAGGCGGGCCTCGGCGGCGTCGACCCTCGCCTGCATCTTCGAGAGGAGCCGGAGGGTCTGCTCCTTGAGGCTGCGGTCCTGGCTCACGCGTCGTCCTCGGCCAGCATGCGCTCGAAGCGGGCGAGTTCCGCATCGAGGTCGCCCTCGTCCATGTCCCCGGGATCCTGGCCGGCGACGGAAACCTCAGGGGGCGCCGCCGCCTGGTCCTGGACGGCCAGGCCCAGATGGCCAGCCAGATGGGCGACCAGGGCCTCCACGCTGGGAAAGTCGAACAGCACGGTCGCGGACAGGCGGGCGCCGGCGAGCTGGCTCAGGCGATTGCGCAGCTCCAGGGCGCCCAGGCTGTCCAGCCCCTGATCGCTCAGCGCCCGGCGCAGGTCGACCGGCTGGCCGGGCGGCAGCAGCCGGGCGCAGGTCTCCGCCACCTGGCGGCGCAGGCTGTCCAGGTCCGTGATGTCCGGCCGGGGTGGTGTTGCGGCTGGTGTGGCGGGTTCGGCCGGCCCGGCGGATGGCGGGAGGACCAGCTCGGCCAGGACGGGCGGAGCGGACGCCGCCTGGAAGGCGGACCAGTCGATCGGCAGCACGACCAGGCGGTCCATGCCCGGCTGCAGGGAACGGTCGAGCGCCCTGAACGCGGTGGCCTGGTCGATGCTGCCGACGCCGATCGCGGCCAGGCGCTCGTCGGCGCCGCTTGCCACGGCAGCACCCTTGCCGGCCCAGGCGGCCCAGTCGATCGTTCGGCCACGGCTGGCCATGAAGGCGTCGAGCGCGGCGGCGGCGGCGGTATGGCTGGCCTGGCCCGGCGAGCCCAGCACGCCGCCCGCCGAGGAAAAGGCCAGGAACAGGTCGAGGTCCGGCCAGTGCGCGGCGATGGCGCGCGCCCCGGCGAGCTTGGCGGCCAGCGGGGCCTCGATGTCGGCGCTCGTCAGGCCGGCGATGGCGCGGTCGGCCAGGACGCCGGCGGCATGGATCACGCCTTGGAGCGGCGGCAGGCCATGCGCGGCGATGTACCGGTCGACGCCTGCCAGGCTGGCCGGGTCGGCGACGTCGCCGACCAGGGCGTGCGGATCGCTGGCCGGGGTGCGGCCGAGGGTGAGGACGGCGCCGGCCCCTTGCCTGCGCAGCCATGCCGCCACGTCCGGGCCGATGCCGCCACGGCCGCCGGTGACGAGGTAGCTGGCGTCCGCGCGGATCGCGGCCGGCCAGTCGGGGAGTAGGACCAGCTTGCCCAGGTGCTCGGCGCGCCGAAGGGTCGCCAGGGCCGCTTCCGCATCGGCAAGCGCCATGGTGGTGACGGTCGGCAGGAGGGACGGGTCGGCGGCGACGGCGGCCACCAGTTCGCGCAGGAGGCGGCCGAAGGTTCGGGCGTCCACCCGGTCCAGCTCGACCAGGTCGTAGACGATGTCCGGGCGGATCGCGCCCGGGTCCA
Proteins encoded in this region:
- a CDS encoding SDR family NAD(P)-dependent oxidoreductase, producing the protein MSQDRSLKEQTLRLLSKMQARVDAAEARLREPVAIVGMALRLPGADTPDQFWEALTEGRDLVREVLPERWKLADPASSARFGGFLDGIDRFDAEFFGISPREAASMDPQQRLVLEVAWHALEDAGIRADRLEGSRTGVYLGICTADYGRLGDAAARSEDGYAATGGAPGVAAGRLAYALGLNGPALVTDTACSSSLVATHLAIQALRTGECDLALAGGVNLTLAPFGAETLGRMQMLSPDGRCKAFDARADGFVRAEGCGVLVLKRLADATRDGDHVHALIRGSALGQDGRSAGLTAPSRPAQEAVIRAALANAGLAPADVDAIEAHGTGTALGDPIEMHALAGIFRERDRPLWVGSVKSNIGHAEAAAGIAGLIKAALMVERGAIPPSIHFERLNPHVDLAGADLRVPTSLQPGSVRAVGVSSFGFSGTNAHLVVAPPPAAPPAPLPTDEPGPSLLISAHTPTALRMLVGQYRQILDRDPSRFADLARNAARHRARLRWWVRVDRAAELAAAVPRDAPPPSVDAGPGPRVPLPLYPFERQRFWLDTAGEALRPARNPGGDLVLEAQLWPGSPLIAEHVVHGRPLLPAAAILLRLDRAARAAGRTGSLVEIDLLAPVEIRHPTRIQTVVAERIGFYLDDDGWRLCAQAGSGDLAEPSASLDLAAERRLCPEQVDPADFQAWLAATGLVFGPSYDALREIHLGENRVLARLESPLPEILLDAALRAVGALHLGQDGHARIPARIGAFHVFAPLGDASWVRARIGGQGETTLADLDLLDEAGGFVARIERLELRAPGQAAAGWRDWLHAVRWQEGPSLADAARITAPLADSAEHGRRLDRLAARYAKSAVGQVPEEAVAPRHLPLYRQLVRLAADAADSAAPAEGPEQDLLHRCGLALPAILRGEQDPLAVLFADGGPAAIYREAPAYRAGNQLVALAARFAAHPAGRLRVLEIGAGTGGTTAAVLEALGPGRTEYWFTDVSESFLDGARTRFPGIRAHRLDIERPLEGQAVPEAGFDLVLAANVLHATADLRQAVRHAASALRPGGSLVLLESTTQGGWIDLVFGLTEGWWRFADRDLRPNYPLLTEAGWSALLVEEGFDVLPLPGAHGTLPGQAVLLATPRQPVRVVQDPGIGSLSERCMALVDAVRGLPPDTRRLVVQTSGARTEPGAAALWGMARTLRRERPELDVRCLDLAGTPAGAVLEEERFAGEAEIIRDGDRRLVPRLQPAHATGAIPPLDPAAWYLVTGAFGGLGPVIAGHLADAGARRLVLVGRNLPSEAGWLDGLRARSLELRLEACDVGDISALGGLLDRLGPIRGVVHAAGSLADATFDRLDRATLDRVLRAKVDAADLLDRRLPDADPFVLFSSAVGLFGSAGQAAHVAASTALDAIAERRQARGHFATSIAWGAWDRIGAAATRHDLHDRLNAQGLRTIPPEQGRAILDAARSVDAAAFLALPIDRQPFLASFGTGRLPDVLAGWQAAPKVEAPATPGPAPEKPAGSVAETVAAEAARVLGHPDPRRLPTGVSLFEQGLDSLMAVQLRNRLFERFGEPAASATLLFDFPTLDALAAHLSGAARPAPAPARTSSGDAREPIAIVGIGCRFPGDGADPAAFWQALLAGTDAIGPLPAQRRQLPNHGADTLQAAFLPDIAGFDAPYFGISPREAPYIDPQHRLLLEVAAEALADAGIDPATIAGSRTGVFVGMCNYDYAAIAAAGEQVDGYAGTGSAASIAAGRLSYTLGLNGPALVTDTACSSSLVTVHLAVRSLRGGECAMALAGGVNLIMGQGTTAALGQLQMMAPDSRCKAFDDRANGFVRGEGCGLVVLKRLSDALADGDPIHALILGSALNQDGRSAGLTAPSGAAQEAVIRTALADAGVAPGEIDLVEAHGTGTALGDPIEVHALREVFAGCERPLWVGAVKTNLGHTEAAAGIAGLIKAALALRHGRLPGNLHFERLNPHIDLRGADLRFPDRAVEGQFRHAGVSSFGFSGTNAHVVLAAPPAMAAGRPSLPLPRFQRRRYWVEPRKERRTLPASIHPLLGRRLRSSVAQRQFEQVLAPDAPAWLADHRVEGRVILPAAAMVEMMLAAVDGPDPIELAELVFHAPLDLGPEPLLHTVVDPDARTVAILRVPDEESEPFQPLATARFAVARPFPPMALPDGGEPRDVDALYAAFARSGLAYGPAFRGLAGLRRQEDSATAELAHPADPVFRLDPRLLDAAWQGLAALLPEDTGGTWLLARVDRLAWFGGIPQRVLVRQEDEKRYQVTLLDADGGIVARCEGVGMARIARAGGQAAIHDLALHPLPPDAPSDQRQRRCIDLRGRVDLADMFGDVLEAAAEESAAASPQPLLLLTDRALSGGDPAQAAMTGLVGTIAQELPELDPRLLDLPGDQVPVLPQDPSARLLCLQDGKLARQDLAARPPAEMPTPEGGFVLRRDPAATSRSLAWESRAHPAAGPGEVVIEIAAAGINFRDVMNLLGLYPGDAGAPGVECAGVVVEAGPGVADLAPGMAVVAIAAGCFADRVRVDARLARPVPPGPPGLDWTVVAGQPVAHLTAMLALDGLRPGERVLVHAGAGGVGHAVLTLARAAGASLVATAGSPAKRAYLQDFGDIEVHDSRSLAFAATAPVDRLVNCLTGDAIPASLDLLAPGGRFVELGRAGIWTEAQAKARRPDVAFEILALDRLIQEDPARVGAMLDDLLARLANGSLPPVPVRPLPFARLPEAVRELEAARHVGKLVLRRPRLRPDATYLVTGGTGALGQALLAWLAAQGARHLLVLARRPQRLAVPDAEVSVVAVDLADEQAVAATLAGLAHPLKGVFHLAGALDDGVLAAQDADRLARTLAPKLGGAESLDRATRGHALDHFVLFGSLAGLTGSPGQANYAAANAALAGLARRRRAQGLPALLVDWAAWAGSGMAARRAGAAIAPSAALAALGELLCDSTTHAAVLPAGEAATAGAPAAEALPDLQPLPASERRARLGELVASLARQILDLGDLPLDPARPLTEIGLDSLMAVELRNALVQALGRPLPPPVVLNYPSVELLTAHLSTLYAPADPSPPPPPAAPPAAETDDDASIIDELERELARAGY